The Caloenas nicobarica isolate bCalNic1 chromosome Z, bCalNic1.hap1, whole genome shotgun sequence region TGAACATTTTTGGCTAAAATATCTAACCATTCTGAATCTGAGGCGAATATGAACCTTCCAGCTCAGTTCTATTCTACTTCTCATTACCATGACATTGCATTTACCATGAGGTAACTGCAAACCTAGACTTACCAAGAATATAAAATGCAGCCAAACAAAATGGTAGTACCCAGGCCAGTAACCAGGTTTTCATCTCTGTGTAGGCCTTGACTAAATTCAGGTACACAGATTGTGATGTTCTGATTGTTTTCATCCAGgacttcacaaaataaaacaaaaaaaagaacagttagCAACACTTATTTCACTGCATTTCAAAATAGTCTTCAGAGTGAAggttttcagcaaaatatttctattacttCAGACATTAGGTAGGTACATTTCAGTTGTTTCTATCTATCTTTTAAAAAGACcatactacagaaaaaaaaaaatctctaaatctGAGCTGGCAGATGCTGTGTTTTGGCCAAAAGAAATAATGCAACTTAGTAGGGTACTAAAATTTCTTGTTTGATCAAAGCagacaaacaaggaaaaagactGTTTGGTGACCTAGGAAATAAGAAGCTGTAATTATACCAACACTCCATCCAAGACTACAGAAACATATAAGGCCAAGATAATACAGATCTGAGACTATAAATTTAATTGACAGCAGAGGTGCCTTGAGGACAACTAAGAAATTAAAACTCAGTGAAAAAATGTGGTGTGTAGTTGCCCTGTTCTCAGACTGATATACAgaccaaagaaaaagagatgcaCCAGTTACAGGCAAGATTTTATCTTAACATCTGAGCAAACAATACGTCTAGGACCCTGAAATGAAACCAATTCAGTCCTTGATGTTCCCAGATGCACCTGGCTTTTTGGCATCTCCTTGGAGTCAAGGCAAGGAAGAGCAGTAGCCTGCAGCATCACCCCAAAGCAAGAGATAAGGCTGCACTTTATCTCAAATCAAGAGCTTTTTAAACCAAAGCTATTTAAGGCAAACTGTGTTCCcatctcctctttccttccagcAGCCACGCTGCAGTCCCATTGGGACAGCACAACTGTTTGTACGGGCAGAGGGCAAAATGCAGCAAAGGGCGACAtccaggttaaaaataaactcaaagTCAGTCCCCTGACCTGGGAGTGGAGGACTTTGcatggctctgcagggctgcacaAACAGCTTTATGAGcacacagcagggacagtgTGGAGGTGGAAGCAAAAGAAGGGGTGACGAGCCTTTATGGAACACCTTGGACAGAATCCCCCACCTGTGTCCATCAAGGACGcctctgcagcaaggcaggTCCACTGTTTGGCAGGCCTTTTAGCTAAGCCTGTCACGAAAAAGCTAAGGCACACTGTGATAAGCACAGGTTCAACAGACGTTACCTTTTATTTGCCCATTCCTTCTAAAGACATTTGCAACTTTGCTTTATGGGTGTTGCAAATAAATACTTGTAGCTTGCACCTTCTTCAGGCCTGGTTTGCAAAGTAGCCAGTTTGCGAGATGGCCAATTTGAAAATCCCTCCTTGAGGAATAAGTCAACGTTAGGTATGTTCATGGCAAATCTGAGAGACAGGGCATGAGACACCTTAGTAAGTGCCAGCACCCCATACATTCTTCAGCACATGTCACTATAAAAGCTGCACAGGCCAGCACGAGAGTCCTTGTCACACTATCAGGCGAGAAGGGAACATCTCTGAGAGCCAACTGCAACCATGAGTGTTCTCTGGCCTGGGAGGTCAATGATGAACATCTGATTCAGGTCTGAGAGACTGTGCTTGACGCATACTCTGACAAATGCAATTACCATACTTGCAATACATACAAGAAGAACCAGAGGATTCACTTAACTGCTGAAGGCTTTGACTGTCACAAGCATGAAATAACACAAGACAAATGATTTAATATGATACATCaccttcttccccttttttcttccttttttttttttctttttacactgTGTAAAGTCTTATGAGTAATTCAGTTGCCTTCTAAATTAGCTTCTATATTCATTCAAAAACACTGCTTAAGCTCTGTAAGTAAGTCCTCCACCCTAAGTACtatctgttttttccttcttcttagCTCTGGAATACATTTGTGTGTGCCTGTGCGTACACAAGTGTGACATCAAGAGATTctttcccccatccctgccaTTTCTTCTTGGGAGGCATCTGTAAAAACTTGTCCTTCCTGCCAACAGCCTTATTTTCCTCTACTCATTGTTGTTTCAACTATTTAACACTAGAAGTTGAGCAATAATGAAGAAGAATTACTAATTTGAACTAGGAAAATCTTATTTAAGTCAAAAGAATTCTCCCGGTCCAAATAGGTAAATCTGATAGTTACctgggaaaaggaaacagtttGAGTTGTGCTTGTAAAgtctttttgattttttgtaGCATAAAGAACTTAAAACTCTAGGGAGTTCCCTATGCCTGGCTTGCAATGCCAATGATTAGAAGGCAAGTGGAGTACAGGAACTCTGCTGTAGAACACCATCATCTCAAACTATTGCCAACATAATTCCAAGTCCTTTCTCAGAATGTTTTCActcaaaatgaaagatgagTGGTACTCAAGTTTTTGCTCCATTAGGAGTCCAGAGCTAAGGCTATCTAGCACACCAATTCTAGAAGAAAGTAAGTGATTTTAGTATCCACTCTGATGGCCAGCACTTACTAACTAGTGGTGGACCGAGTAAACTTTTGGAGGGAGCTGATCACCCAGCTTCTTCCAGAGGCATCCAAGAGCCATTTGTTCCAGCTCCTTTCCCACCATGTGACCAAACACATGATGTATTAAGTCATGTTCTGTCGTACAAGAACATGCACTTGCCACATGAGGAATAGGCTACAAGACTCTGAAATTTGTCTGTAGGAAACAGGCTAGAATTGCTCTGGTGCAACAGATGCCACTCACCTAAGGTAGTGAAGCTCCCCTGGACCAAGCAATTAAGGTACATGGAGAGTGCCTGTTGCACAGTCTCTCTGCTGCACAGatatatttttagtatttgcaATTTCTTCTGCATAGGCCAGAACAGACCCAACCTAGCACTCTTATAGCCCTGAATTTTTCAGCTCAGGTTTGctaaatttttgcttttaacagaTGGCATGTCtaaaagaaattacataaaGCATGAGATAACTTACTAGTTTCTGGTGGCTTGCTGGATAGTGCTGAGAAAGTGAGGTACATGACATAGCAGCTGATAACTCCTGACTGAAGCAAACCAGAATGGGGTTGACCTTTACAGGAAATAGGAAAATAGATGATTTTTGCAGCCATTTTAACaagctaaaaaagaaattcatATCCTTTAAAGAATAGCACACTACTATCTTTCAGAAGATAAAAGTATCTTTTATGTTCTACTTAAAGCAGTTCATAAGTCTTTGAGGGAGTTTAAATACATTTCCACTGGCATGTAAAGAGAAAAGAGCCTGTGCTTTAGTACTGCTGGCTGTTTTAGAAAGCCATTAGATCCCCACGTAAGTAAAGAATCACCCCCCTGCTCTGGCCAAAAGCACCAGCCTTCCAAAAGCTATTGACAAGCTGCCACAATGGTTTTATTTGCCCATAAAATCTGTGTTGGAGTCACTCAAATTACTATTTTCAGATTCAATGCATGCAAGATACTAACAGCACACATAAAATATACTGAAGCATGAAATATTGCTGTCAACTCCTCCAGGCCCAAACTTTACAGATGGTAAAGCACAAGCAGTCAAAAAGTAAATGGTAAAATAGCATGAATGAGTCTGACAGCTATTACCTGAACTGCCACCACTGCAAGAGTTGTGTGAGCTCCACAACACATTACCAGCCATCAGCATGTGAACCTTCTTTACACTATGACTGCCTGATGGCACACCCAAAATGTCTCATACCTCTGTAGTTTCAGCAGCTGAGCTGACGACCAGAAACAGAACTTCATAGTGTAAATAAAAAGGACAGAGGCAagagcagcaccagctctgaACTATCAGGAGACTTTTATGCCTCCAGGCACACAACCATGGCAGCACCAGAAACCCAGAAGAAGAGGTCAGTGGACTCACGACTCTGGACACAGGGCGATATGGCCACCAGCGACACAAAGAGGCACAGGCCGCCGTTAACACCGATCAGGACCTTGTTGTACATGCAGCCCTCAGCGCGTGTGTAGAAAAGAGCCATGAGGACCAGGGCTGCCACAGCAACGGAGTACAAGATGAGAGTGACCAGGGCAAGCAAACCATTCCACATCTGCTTGTGGTTTGCACCTGCAGTCCTGGGGAGAGACAGACAAGCACCTCATCtttgtcttcccttccccctcAAAAACATTCTAATAGCTGATTAGTTCCCAGCCTCAAGCACAAAAGACAGAGCTTACTCACTGAAGCATGTGTACATCACTACACCAACACAGGCCCTTGCAAGGTTCCTCCCACAAAACAGAGGGGAACACTGCATAGCATTAGTGTTAATCTTTGGTATTATCATGCCCAGCTGTTTCTGTAATTATAGCCCAGCATGCCTCCTGGAACTCCCAGTCTCTGGGATAAAGCCCCACCAGTGCATCTCAGCTCAATGCTTGAGGGCTTTCCTCAGTGGGAACCCAGAGTGCCCCAGGCTCTGCTAGCAAGCGGTGCTCTTCACACAAGGACAGCAAAGGCATATTGCTTGGCACAGCCCCTCTTCTGCCCCTTGTGCTACCTTGACAATTTTACTATGCTTTCGCTCAAAAAGCCTTCTCTCAATTTGGGTCTATCCCACCAGCCTCCCTCTGCTGAAGTGTGGTTCATCTTGTTCCCTCTCTTCAACCTTCCACACACCTCTTGCAAAAGTCACAGGTTTTTTTAGGAGTAGGAACTAAATAAGCTGCTTTGCACAAAGGACTTTTTGCTGTATGgaaggtttggtttttgtttctttgttttgaggaaacataatttaaaagaatatcTAATGTAAAAAGTGCTAAAGTTAAATGCTGTGGCTGGAAATCTTTCACTCACAGAAAAGTAGCTACAGTAATTAGCAGTAAAAGTATCTGTGGTATAATGAGATCTCATCTCTTCCTCTGCAAAAACAAGTATCTAACAAAGCCCAAAGGTTTGCTAAAACTCCTTCTTAACAGTCAGTATGCTAACTAGAACAAAAGAGGACTGCAAAGGTTTGTAGAGGAAGACATGAGGTGGAGGCAGGAGTTCCCGCCTGTATATGGGAGGACAATTTAAATATCTTAAATTGATGAGGGGCTAAGAGCTAGGAAGATAACAGCAAATATGCTTAAAtcagaaattaatgttttaacaaaacaacagaaattaatcAGAAGTTAATGCCAAAATGGGGTATATATGGGTTGATAATGGAATCTTGCATATTTAGATCAAAGCAAGTAAGTTGAAGAGAAAGTAGCAGTTCTtatgttgagaaaaaaaaaatagatgtgcATTAAACTGACATAAAAACCCAGTATTTACCAGGTTACATTACTGCAGACAGTTTCACTGTTACCTTTTACAAATCCAGTTTTATTCTCTTGCATCACTCTGTTTCTTAGCAggtatattttaatataaaatacaaaattacttAAAGTAAGAGGTTTTTGCATCCTAGTATGCTACTATTAGAAGCTGAGCAATTCACATTAAGAATGAATCAGCAGAGTGGACATGAATAAGTAGGAAACATATCCACTGGGATAGGAGAAAGTGGATGAAGCAAAGATGAACAGTTCTAAATACTGACATTAAAGTGTCTTCTTTCAGAAATTACATCCATGCTACTTTTACATTTTCGTCATGAGAAATGTATTGTTCAGGAGCCCACCAGaattttatgcaaataaatacTTGCTCAACACATACcaatttttattccatttgtGTGCGAACTCAACAAGCAGGATGAGCTGAATGGCAATGAAAAGGAAACCTCCTGATGCTCCTACGTAGCGCCaggctgcaaggcagagagacagaaaatagGTCAATCTGCAGGCCCCTTCCCCTTGACATAAAATGGAATTATTGTCTGTGCAGTGAAGCCATTACATGGTTTGAATATCTCAAGGCCACAGATGTAGCAGGAGATGAGAGATTTCAGCTGAACAGCCAGCTCAGCTAACTCAGGATTATCTCTCTGACAAATACAGCTTGCAACCTGCTACACTTTCAAAATGAGCCTGTTAGGACATTTACTGCATTTCCCTAACCTAGAGAATTTTTGTGGAGACTATGTGTTACTATATTCagacagaaaatactgaaaccTTTATTTGTGACTGACAGGAGGGAGGTGGTGTGGAGACATTTCACAGGAATCTAAACCCTGAAATTGCAAGGTACTGGAACCCAGCACTAAAAAGGGCAATTCCTTCCCATCCAGATTCCACTACCGCAGAAAAACAGAGGTGGGGCTTACCTATTTAAAAATGCTGTCCCGAGCCACTCCCAAAGAAAGCTAGTCACTGAATACCAAGTGTTAAGACAGGTTATTTGACTACTTAATCGTTGACCTACATATACCATATTTGGGTAGCTGTTTGGTACTTTTGACAACAGATCTCTTGTGTGCAACACCAGAAGTCCCTGAGGAAATACAGATACCTATTTAAATGGTTAGTTGCATATACAGCTTGTGCTGCTGTGCAGTGTATAGCCTACAAACGACTGCAGGTGtgccactgatttcagtgaagaCGACCAAGGAAGTGCATCAGCAGGGTTCAGACATCCTACCATTgtgttttccctttaaaaaaagcttGTGAAGTGGAAGAACAGAACAGCCGGGGCATGTTACCCCTTAGCAGAtgatgcagggttttttttactgttatatACGCTTACTAtttgaaagcaagcaaaaatgccatttgtctggttttgctaAATGTATGCACTTGATAAACACACTGctcttcaaacaaacaaaccaaaaagctgGTAGGACACTGTGGGATGTTTTATGGATCCATCATAGATAAGGTTAGTCTGGCCAGTGTGGTTTTAACACTACAGCCCACACAAACCTGGTGCTTGCACGTAATACTCTTCCTCCATGACTGACAAACTGCTAAGCATGcggagctttttttttttttttttaagaaaaaacaggcaAACTGAGAGAATGCTCAAACAACAAGACATATAGGTTTCTCaatgggaggagaaaaaagaagggaaaacaaaatcacacaATACCCAAACCATCTGTAAATCTCAAATTCAGGGACTGACTGGAGGGCAGTTTAGCAGGATGTGCAAAATACAGCTTTAGACAGAAAAGTCAATAACTAATTTGGGGAAGAAAGCTTGTTATATACTCTATCTCCACACTAGGTTAGTTTGCTGTCGAGAAACAGCAGTCTAATCAGCACAAAAAGTTCTGTTTCCTCTTTTCCCCAAACACTTCATTTCTCGATGaattttcacatgaaaaaggTCACTTGCAAAGATGACAGGCAGCCTCACTTGCTCATGAGTACAGTGCATTGCACCGCTACATCTTTCTAACCCAAACAGTGATTAGATAGTAACAGCAAGCACATACAGCCATCCTGTGATTTCAGAGAATGATAAAGAGCCCTTCACATCTGGGGCAACAAAGTGAACTGGGGCCAAACCAACAGCTAGTAAGAGCAAGAAGCTGAATTACACCTATCAGTAGTTTACCTGAAGTGGTTTTTACCTTGGTTTCCCAGAGCACTGTGTTCATAGTATGTCTGCCCGCTCTGTTCTCTTCCCCCATGTTATTCTTCCCCTTTTAAAAACCTCAGCTAAAGGAGATTGGTGTTGAAAACACAGGTAACCAAGCAAATCTTGGTGGAAGCAAGAGTGGGTTACTGATCCCATCTCTTTCCACCTGCCCAGACTCAATAGCTTAAGGGCTTATAAGTACTTGACAAACCAAAGGGAACAAACTCATCTCAGTATCGCTGGGATTTTTGCTCCTAGCCCACATGAGACCTGTGAGAAGCCACCCCAACAACTGGCATTTAAGCACTGGAACAGTACCACTGTGCCTGTGCAGTGTGCCAGGGCATCTCCCAAAACTGGAAATGCTTCAGGCATGGCATCATCAGCAAAGCACTTGCAATATGCCCCAAGAAGTCCAATTTTACCTTACTGCATTTACGCCACCAGCCTGAAAGCTAACAACATCCCAAATTCTTGTGCTGCATTGCAGGTTTCCAGGCAGCAAACACCAGTGCCCAGCAGGTGACTGTGTCCCCTTGAGCAGTGGCACTTCTGcgcagccctggctgctgcgcTATTGCGGAGCTATCTGCACAGGCCAAACACACGGCTCTGTGTTCTCGAGTGAAGAATTTCTTGTGCACCGTTACAGCTCCCTGCTTAAACGATTTGCCAGACAGCACCACAATGGTATTTATACCTACTAATTTAGTCTGCTCTtggtcaggaaaacaaaaatgaacaaacaaaacaacaacaaaaacccacaaaaaactaacaacgacaacaaaaaacacacatacaaaaaaccccaccaaaaaacccaacgcAAACCAaatcaacaaaaacaaacaaacaaaaccaacaagctTTTTACTGCATGTTCACATGAAGACCATGTGGTCTGTACACACGGAATTCCCTCCAAACAGTTCCAAATATTCCTTTTGCATTTGGACTATACTGGCTTTACTTGAAGACATATGGCAATATTTGCACCCATCAGACCTTCAGGATTTATAACCACTCACAAGACAGTACAGAACGATGAGCATAACAAAACAAGGACGTACCATTGAGGAAAGTGTCCTGATCGGGAATGAAGAAGGCTCCTGAGCACATTGCTGCCAGAAGTATAAGTTTAATGAACCAGAATCTGgacaagaggagagaaaaaaaccatcaTCTAGTTGTAATAGGAATTAGAGGTCTTCAACTTAAATACCATGAGAAATCTCTATTTAAACCcccaaaagaggaaaaaaacagcctTTGATGACCGATTGCCACTTTAGTTAGTTTTCATTTGTCTGCATTATTTCTGacaaaagcagtaaaatcaacttctgttttattttgcctaGTACTACACCCAAGTGGAAACTAGGCAGCAAAAACCTGTAAAAAGAAGTGGAAATcaagcaaccaaacaaatacTTACCCATTATGAATGTATGCTCggcagcttttgctgctgttaatTCTGATGGTGAACAAggagaacaaaaagaagaaacaggccattccaaaacagactttgtaCACGGCAGAGTATCCCACCAACTTCTCGCACATCTCACCCGCCTGAATACCTTTGCACATCTCCTTGTAGAAGGGAATCTGAAAAGCACAACATGTTACAAGCTGGACTTAACAGCTCAAGGGACATGAAGAAATGTAATACACAAGGGGCTGGAGTTTTCCAGAGCCTCCACTCTCAGCTCCTTCCAGATGCTTTGGGGTACAAGTCCACCTAaccttccttcagctctctTGGCTTAAGCCATTGCTGCCCCTCACTCCTTATGCCCTCACCCTAGGGACCTTCTTCATTCTTCCTGTGCTTTACAGCAGAATTCACCGATTGCTTCAGTGATCTGGGTTACGTGAGCCATACTGGTGGCTTTACCAGCCGAAGGAGCAtgaggggctgcagggcaggaagCTCTGGCTCGTGCTGCCCTTGGTGGAAATGCAGACTGAAGCACACTTGAGCGGCACAGGGCAACAGCCCCCTCCTCTCCATCATATGTAtgcaaatatataaagggtgagtgtcatgaggatggagccaggctcttctcggtgacaaccaacagtaagacaaggggtaatgggttcaagctggaacacaagaggttccacttaaatttgagaagaaacttcttctcagtgagggtgacagacactggaacaggctgcccagggaggttctggagtctccttctctggagacattcaaacccgcctggacgccttcctgtgtaacctcatctgggtgttcctgctccagcagggggattggactagacgatcttttgaggtcccttccaatccctaacattctgtgatcacAGCCTCTGAAAGGGACCTGTGCCAGTTGccctgattttgttttaaattaacagAGAGGTAGGAAAATTCCACCCTCTTTCTCTTGActcattaaatatttgcttttgagGCCTTGCTCTCACCACAAGGGGAAAGCAAACAGCTGCACACTTTGGCTTCAGTTTCACCAAGCAGACATGATGCTGGGTGCTCAAAAAAGTAGGTCTGTGTGGCCAGAACCCATTCCTGTGGGGTGCCTCCGTGCAGACACCCCCCTCAAAGCCAGGGAGCCATTGAGCTGCGCAGAAATACAGACATTTAATTTGAGAATCACTGCtcatttcaaagaaagaagGGCCTCTCTTCACAGCACTCAGCTAAGGCTGGCAAGACCAGTCAAGCAACACATCACAGCCTCTGGAGCTGATCACTGCTACCTGTACAGGTAACTGGAGGAGACAGAAGACAAGTGTGCCAGGACACAACatgcacaaataaataaataactcagGCAAAGGAAATGGGAACCAAGCTTCAGCAAGCAGTCAGCCAGGCCAGGTTCTGCTTaggaaaaatatacaaagaTTGAGGGTACCGGCATCTTTGAACATTTCCAAGAAATTAGCAAAGACAGGAGTCCCCCTTTGCTTCAGCAGGCAGGTCAGTACACAAAACCAGGATaggaaaagaacaaacaggACCTGGGAGCAAGCAATCGGGCAGTGTTCCCAGCTGGGTAGAAAGCCATCCAAGATGCAGGAAACGAGGGATAAACACGTAAACTGCCGGCTTCCAGCCACCAGGCTCTGACAGCCAGCTTCCCTCAGCAGGGTATGCAACTGCCCATCCTGTGCCAGCAACCCAAACTAGTCAGGAGCCCAACAACCCTCCCAGCAGTTTCCCAAAAAGAGCAATTATTTTAGCAGCTCACAGGAATGCTGAGTTGCTGTGCTAAGGGTAGCAAGTGTAATTACGGCAGTGAGCTGATACTCAGTGGGCTAGAACCAGCCGAGCAGATGATAAGGAGGTCGCAGCGCAGCTGCGTGGTGTTACAAGAAAGGATTCAAGGTGGGCACTCCGAGATGCTCTTTCAGAATTATCTGAGAGATGCGTAGCCACTGCATAAGAAACTGGATGGTAAACGCATATCTGTGGCTAGGTCGCATCCAGGAGTTCTTAGAGAGCTCCTGAGAACTTGTCTGGAGCACCAGCAATGCCTTTCTCAGGTCCTGAAAGCCAATGAAATGTCAGTCTGGGCAAACACACCAGCACTCAAAACCCACAAGCGGATTGACTGGAATAATTAAGAGACCTATCAATGCCACAGCAACGATAGGGAAAGCAACAGGGCTATCAATTAATACTGTCCAGTTCTTTGTATGTAATACCATCAGCcagcagagattaaaaatatCCATAATATTGAACTAAcaatatttctgagaaaattaGATATTTGTTTGATATAGACAATAGCACTGATCAAGGATTTCTGTAAGATCTGTACTTGGTACCAAGCAGCATCTTGCTTATGAGActtacagaacaaaacaaaaaaacatcaTGGGACTTGACTAATCAACTACCTAATTACAAACAGATCCCTCGGTAACTGCAAATGGGCATTGTCTTTAATTGCATAGGTTTCTACAGAGATCTTGATGGGATTTTTGACCCTATatgttcttttctctgtttactAGTAATTTCCTTACGGATTTGGCTGAGAGAAAATGGATGGATTCACAAGAACAATAGCTCAGTTTGTGCCTACACAAGCAAGATAGAGCTCAGCTGTCACGTAGTATGCATAACACTATGCAATAAGAAGAAATGGCCACAGGAACAGTTGTGTGGGATTGAACACCCTTTTTGGACACCCATGATCCTGAAGgaacaaaataagaataaaaccaaactctTGGGGACCTCGGCAGATAATAAACACAAGCACAATGGTGGCGACAAAAGGGCTGATGTAATGAAAAGGGCACATGTAATGAAAAGGGCACATTTTTGTGAAAggatgctctgctgctgggaacaATTTATCAAGGCTTATGTGACTTCTTCACTGAAagttaaaagacttttttttctctttttaaaattctgtaacTCTGAAacatgttcagctgctgaacAGCCTGCCTAGCCTATGTGATTTACCTGACTTTCAATTTGCTGAGTCTTTTTGCCAGCTGTTAAAGACACTGATTAGCTATTTGCCAAGTTTGATATCGTGAAATAGTTACTTTTATACCTCTAAAAGGTAACCTAAATTCTTTGGCCTCTGAGCAGGGGACAACACattctttctgcagaaactCAGTATCCGCTCAGATAACGTAAACGCCCCGGTTGCTGTGCAAGCAATGATGTCATCACAGCAAAGTCGGTATTTTTCCAAGTACAGTGAAACCCGTTGAGACGACAGCAATGTCTACAGAAACAGGGGCAGACTGCCCTGAGCTTGCTTCCCCTCGCTGCGAGCTGCTGGCGTCCGAAATAAATGCGGTGTGAGAAGCG contains the following coding sequences:
- the SERINC5 gene encoding serine incorporator 5 isoform X1, which translates into the protein MSAPCCAGQLACCCGTAACSLCCRCCPKIKQSTSTRFMYALYFILVTIICCVMMSTTVANEMKTHIPFYKEMCKGIQAGEMCEKLVGYSAVYKVCFGMACFFFLFSLFTIRINSSKSCRAYIHNGFWFIKLILLAAMCSGAFFIPDQDTFLNAWRYVGASGGFLFIAIQLILLVEFAHKWNKNWTAGANHKQMWNGLLALVTLILYSVAVAALVLMALFYTRAEGCMYNKVLIGVNGGLCLFVSLVAISPCVQSRQPHSGLLQSGVISCYVMYLTFSALSSKPPETILDENNQNITICVPEFSQGLHRDENLVTGLGTTILFGCILYSCLTSTTRASSEALKGIYATAETEVARCCFCCMPDGDADAEEHIEKRGGQTVIYDEKKGTVYSYAYFHFVFFLASLYVMMTVTHWFHYESAQIEKFFTGTWSTFWIKMVSCWFCVFLYLWTLIAPLCCPTREFLV
- the SERINC5 gene encoding serine incorporator 5 isoform X2 produces the protein MYALYFILVTIICCVMMSTTVANEMKTHIPFYKEMCKGIQAGEMCEKLVGYSAVYKVCFGMACFFFLFSLFTIRINSSKSCRAYIHNGFWFIKLILLAAMCSGAFFIPDQDTFLNAWRYVGASGGFLFIAIQLILLVEFAHKWNKNWTAGANHKQMWNGLLALVTLILYSVAVAALVLMALFYTRAEGCMYNKVLIGVNGGLCLFVSLVAISPCVQSRQPHSGLLQSGVISCYVMYLTFSALSSKPPETILDENNQNITICVPEFSQGLHRDENLVTGLGTTILFGCILYSCLTSTTRASSEALKGIYATAETEVARCCFCCMPDGDADAEEHIEKRGGQTVIYDEKKGTVYSYAYFHFVFFLASLYVMMTVTHWFHYESAQIEKFFTGTWSTFWIKMVSCWFCVFLYLWTLIAPLCCPTREFLV